CAATCAAGATTTGGGACGTAGAGACAGGAGAAGTTCTCCATAACTATTCAAGATGTCATGATAGCATTATATCACAAGCTAATATTAATGACAACGGAAGAAGGTAAAGTATATACAAGATGTCATGATATGATAGCATTATATCGCAAGCTAATGTCAATGACAATGGAAGGAGGTAGCAAATGAAATCTATATCTATACACCTGTTAccttatttataacaaagaatATTAGTATTGAATAATCATGGAGTCGTAGCATATTAAAAtgtcattctcaattttatgtttttattattatgagttTAGTAATACTGCAACTGCAAAAGTTCAGTATTATTTCAACAGAAAAAGTTCATTATATTTCAACatcaacaaatttataaaatacacaTTAGTTTATAGCTATATTTCAAAGttatgaataaaagaagatgtggacaATGTAATATATGTCATTGGGACAGCAACCCATCAACACAATCAATCATGAGTGGTGTAGCATAGATATAGTTTACTGagtagaatataaataaaaggagaGTTAACCACACAACTGaaataacaatatcaaaatctttacatatttttagaattgatGATCctatctaaattttaaaatgtgatgGAATACCTATCAATCATAAAAACCATTGTATGTTGGGATATTGAATGTTAATAAGATTATTGATTATTTCCAGATTTGTTAGTTGTGGATGGGATAAGAAAGTTGCTGTTTGGGATATTGAATCAGGAAATTGTGTGGTGAGTTAAGGTTATAAAATAAACTGAGTTAATTGGAGGCTCTGTAAGGCTAAATGTCACTACGATCTGGGTTATATAATAGTAAACAAACTTAATCAGCTGGAGGGGCTGTAAGATAAATGTCACTCTATATGATctaatatatttctattttgagTATGAAGAAATGTAGTTAAGTAATTTTCTTGTTTGTATTCCAAAATCTACCAAAGGTTGGTGATTTTCTCCAGGCACTCTGCCTTCCTGGTCTATCAATGAAAATTGACTGCCTTaaaatagtgctgaaagtggtggTGTTAATCACCAATCTTTTAATCAACCTATTTCTGAAAGATTGCAATTATTGAGTAGGTACTacaaaagaacagaaaaatatgaaaactctATTTTTTCTTGCAGTGGTCAGGAAAACATGCTGGTATTGTGACAAGTTGTAATTTTTCACATGATGGAAAATATGTGGTCTCTGGGTCAGACTTGGATAACACAGTTAAAATCTGGGACTCTAATACAGGAGATCTGATACATAATGTTGATGGTAGGTACAAAAAAGTCTGTAATTAATCCTGTTTAAGGATATGGCAAAATGTATGCTGCTCACTGTATCTATTAGTTACATGTACCAATTTTTTTACCAGCTATTTTTGTGGAACAACTTTCGAAtttcacaaacaaacaaactggATGTTTTATATCTCATCTattaatttaataaagaaacaattatTATGAAATGCTATTATGCAAATAATTGATTCAGTTTATTTTACTTTGATCAAGAAATCAACATCATTGTAGGCTTTCAACCATGTTTAATTATAGAGTGAAGAATTATTgaatgcagtggtagaatcagttcttttgatgattttattatttctttcaaaCTTTGGTgctcttttttttaagtaatttggaaaaaataagATTGGTTTAAGTGAATGATCATCAATGGTACAAGCTTTAGTTGTTCAAcctacatttatatttatttcagatattCACACTAGTACCATTACGAAATGTATGTTTGCTCCTGGGGATGATAAGATTATTACAACCTCCATGGACAAAACTGCCAAATTCTATGATCTAAAGACTTTAAAAGTCACCATTACTGTACAGTAAGTTCTGTTAGTATAATGTTGTTATAACATTCACCAGGCATTCAAACAGATGAAATGAACTAAGTATGATGAACTAAGAAAGTCttagataaaataatataagaatTAGAAGATGTGATGTAATTTTCAAAGACGTCAAAGGAagtagaagttaacaactagAGGTCTGTGACTCACAGTACAGATTTATAAATGAGCAAACCCATACTGCAAACAACAACCAacgaattacaggctcttggcTTGGTACTAGCAAAACATTTCTAAAGTCTATTTTGAAATAAGCATTCTAATGTGACCAGGTATGAGTTTTGCTTTTATTGATTGTATTTCTGACACTGTTAAAGGCTGCATATTAGACATGTACATATCagagtaaaataaaatgattttatcagAACTATATGATGTTTATTcaagtgtattttatatttgaaactgtataaaatattaaaaatgaatggttaaatttattatttttacttatctTGCAGAGgacatattaatataatatcatGCTGTGATATCAGTCATGATGAGAGAAAGTTTGCTACTGGTTCCTGGGATAAAACAGTCAATATCTGGGACATCGCTACAGGAAGTTACAGGTATATATATTCCTAAATATGTGGTTCCTAAGATAAAATAGTCAATATTTGGGACATCGCTACAGGAAATTACAGGTTTTCTATTCCTACATATCTGCATTAAAACCCTGATTTTAGTGACTTTCAACATCAAATTCAATCATGATACTATAAGCAGACATTTCAGTGTTAATGtcctttgatttttattttttatttatttcaatgttatgACATTCAAGCAACTCAGAAAAGATTTTTGATGTGACAACTTGTTTTATGAGTAAAATTGGTCACAAGCTCCTAAGGAGAGGTGAaatggtataatggtcgatttGGCTTCGAAAATCCCTGATCAATATGTCTGAGATAAAACTTCTTGTCTAGTGATCTTGTGTGAAAATTCGAAAAACATTTTAgaataagataaatatatatacttatgcaatattgtttgcaaacataatttttatttttaaatcacacttaaatataacaaaataattcatggaaccATACAAATTGGACTGACCAAGCAGAAGGTGAGCTACTTGATGCTTACAAATATAACCAAATATTCAAAAGTTAAATACAAACCACTGTCAGGAGGGGGGATAGGGCCCTTAATCGGGACTCTGGGATTgagtgtttttaagctcaggatttcgggattgaccctttagGGATTAGGgaagtctttttttctaatttcggGACTTTGGgatttagatttgttttaaattgggACCTctggatttcgtgtttttaagccctgAGGATTTTGGGATCAAGACCCCTCCTACGGTCCTACCCCCTCTGTCAGGAGCTCATATGGCTTATGTTTAATGTTCTAAGTAAACCATGGAagaaatcacattttttttccacTAACTGTAAATTTCTTGAAATTACAAATTCTGCATTTATGAATGTTCATCATTCTTTTGATCTGATATAAGGTTTTTCAACAATTGAAACCTGCCACACTTTCACGATGTAGTCACCCTATGTCCCCCTTGGGACAAAGTGGATTAAGTCATGTAAGTCACACTTTCATGATAAGAATATGTTCAtactgcttttttttatttatagatctaAAGGCCCTGGACAATTATGTGGCAGCCATGATGGTTCTGTTAGTTCATGTTCATTTAGTCCTGATGGTAGGTCACCAGTTTTTACTCCAATAAACTCAAAATACTTGAGGATATAATTActtattgtaaaaaacattatCTAAAGGTAACTAAAAACAGAAAAGGAAAGAAATTATGAAGTAGGTTATATATCCCTAATgtcaaatatgataaaaaaaaaaaatatagtggaAATATTtgcaaagggagataaatctgtattttaaatttttttatgttttttatatggACAAAAAATATCAGCATTTATCATTTTGAGGTAACCATTATAAACCGTATAtatgaataattatattttcctATTGATTTCCCtcaatatattgtattt
This is a stretch of genomic DNA from Mytilus trossulus isolate FHL-02 chromosome 6, PNRI_Mtr1.1.1.hap1, whole genome shotgun sequence. It encodes these proteins:
- the LOC134722172 gene encoding WD repeat-containing protein 88-like → MDEEELSVEIVQDESEAGRTTATWEHEDLAQLRIKVFRGHLDSVRSCKYIDNDQKILSASDDKTIKIWDVETGEVLHNYSRCHDSIISQANINDNGRRFVSCGWDKKVAVWDIESGNCVWSGKHAGIVTSCNFSHDGKYVVSGSDLDNTVKIWDSNTGDLIHNVDDIHTSTITKCMFAPGDDKIITTSMDKTAKFYDLKTLKVTITVQGHINIISCCDISHDERKFATGSWDKTVNIWDIATGSYRSKGPGQLCGSHDGSVSSCSFSPDGLQLVTGSYDSTVCVWDVDNRVQKVKLQGHDDWVEDVCFGSDQKTVLSCSKDRTIRIWNVEEADKLPVVLERRKAIGLKIIKCSMCGKPFSLTSLETYKDVSVCVFCRMQNREQTMLEIMNMVDEG